CCGGCTCCACCCACGTGGGCAAGATCATGGCCGCCACCTGCGCCAGGTACCTCAAGCCGGTGCTGCTGGAGCTGGGCGGCAAGGCCCCGCTGCTGGTGCTGGACGACGCCGATCTGGAAGCCGCCGTCAACGCCGCCGCCTTCGGCGCCTTTGCCAATTCGGGGCAGATCTGCATGTCCACCGAGCGCATCATCGTGGACGCCAGCGTGGCCGATGCCTTCGTGGCCCTGCTCGCCACCAAGGCCGCCAGCCTGGCCCTGGGCGACCCGCGCCAGGGACCGGTGGTACTGGGCTCGGTGGTGGATATGGCCACGGTGCACCGCTGCAACGCGCTGATCGACGACGCGCTGGAAAAGGGCGCAACCTTGCTGTGCGGCGGCAAGGCCGACAGCACGCTGATGCCCGCCACCCTGCTGGACCACGTCACGCCCGCCATGCGCATCTACAGCGACGAATCCTTTGGCCCGGTCAAAGGCATCGTGCGGGTCCACGGTGTGGAAGAGGCCGTAGCCTGCGCCAATGACAACGCCTACGGCCTGTCGAGCGCCGTGTTTGGCCGCGACATCGCCCGCGCGTTGCAGGTGGCCGGGCGCATCCAGTCCGGCATCTGCCACGTCAACGGCCCCACGGTGCACGACGAGCCCCAGATGCCGTTTGGCGGGGTCAAAGGCAGTGGCATTGGCAGCTTCGGCGGCCGGGCGGGGATCGAGGCGTTTACCGACCTGCGCTGGATCACCGTGCAAACCACGCCCCGCCACTACCCGTTTTAGAGAATGTGGTCTTTTAGGCCTCTAGCGCTTACACCATGAGCGTGAGCAGCTATTTATTCAGTAGCACGCATGCGGGAACGGTGCACGCCGATAATCAAAGACATGCCTGCCCATCCACCGATTGAACACGCCCTGATCCTCGCCGCCGGCCGCGGCGAGCGCATGCGCCCGCTGACCGACCACACCCCCAAGCCGCTGCTGCCAGTCCACGGCAAACCGCTGATCGTCTGGCACCTGGAAGCCCTGGCGGCGGCCGGGGTGCGCCAGGTGGTCATCAACACCGCCTGGCTGGAAGAAAAAATCCCCGCCGCCCTGGGCGACGGCGCCCGCTGGGGCCTGCAAATCCGCTATTCGATGGAAGGCCGCGACCACGGCGGCGCACTGGAAACCGCGGGCGGCGTCAAAAAAGCCCTGCCGTTGCTGGGCGATACCTTCTGGCTGGTGGCGGGCGACATCTACGCCCCCAGCTTTGGCTTCGATGCCAGCGCCGCCGCCGACTTTGCGCGCAGCGATGCCCTGGCCCACCTGTGGATGGTGCCCAACCCGCCCTACCACCCGCAGGGCGACTTCGGCATTGCGGCCAACGGCCTGGCGCTGGACAGCCCCGGCCCGGACGGCCAGCGCCACACCTACAGCAGCCTGGCCCTGGTGCGCGCCGAGCTGTGCCATCACCTGCCCCTGGGCCAAAAGGCCGCGCTGGGCCCGCTGCTGTTTGACGGCATCCGCCAGCAACGCATCACCGCATCCCGTTTTGACGGCCCCTGGCACAACGTGGGCACCCCCGAACAACTCGCCGAACTGAATACACCATGACCACCACGATCTACGCCCAACGCCGCGCCCAACTCGCCCAAAAGATCGGCCCTGGCGGCATCGCCATCGTCCCCACCGCACCCGAGCAGCAGCGCAACCGCGACAGCGACTTCCAATTCCGCGCCGACAGCTACTTCTACTACCTGACCGGCTTCACCGAGCCCAACGCCTGGCTGGTGGTGACCGGCGAAGGCCAATCCACGCTGTTTTGCGCGCCCAAGGACCTCGAGCGCGAAATCTGGGACGGTTTCCGGCTCGGCCCGGACGCAGCGCCCGCCGCGCTTGCGCTGGATGCTGCATATTCCGTAGCAGATCTGGACACCCAACTGCCCCGCCTGCTGGAAAACCGCAGCGCTGTCTGGACCCCGTTTGCCACCCACAAAGGGCTGGAGGGCCGGGTCGATGGCTGGCTGAACAAGGTGCGTGCCCGCGTACGCTTTGGCGCGCTGTGCCCCGACACCCAGCGCGACTTGTGCAGCGTGCTCGACGAGATGCGCCTGTTCAAGGATGCAAGCGAGCAGGCCACCATGCGCCGTGCCGCGCAGATCAGCGCCGGGGCCCACATCCGCGCCATGCAGCTCTCGGCCCGCATGCTGCGCAACGGTGAAGAGGTATTTGAGTACCACCTGGATGCCGAGCTGCTGCACGAATTTCGCCGCCACGGCTCGCAGTACCCGGCCTACGGCAGCATCGTGGCCGCCGGGGCCAATGCCTGCGTGCTGCATTACCGCGCCGACAAGGCCCCGGTGCGTAATGGCGAGCTGGTGCTGATCGACGCGGGCTGCGAGCTCGACGGTTATGCCAGCGACATCACCCGCACCTTCCCGGCCAACGGCACATTCAGCGGCCCGCAACGCACCCTGTACGAGCTGGTGCTGGCCAGCCAGGTGGCCGCCATCGCCGCCACGAAACCCGGCGCACGCTTCACCGACCCGCACGAGGCCACCGTGAAGGTGCTGGCGCAGGGCATGCTGGACGTGGGCCTGCTGGACAAGAACAAGGTGGGCACCGTGGACGACGTGATCGCCAGCCGGGCCTACTTCGCCTACTACATGCACCGCACCGGCCACTGGCTGGGCATGGACGTGCACGACTGCGGCAGCTACGTGGAGGCCAGCGAGATCGGCAACAGCAGCCAGCGCAGCGACCCGCTCAGCGGCGAGACCATCACCAACCGCCCCAGCCGCATCCTGCAGCCGGGCATGGTGCTGACCATCGAGCCCGGCATCTACGTGCGCCCCGGCCCAGACGTGCCCGTGGCCTTCCACAACATCGGCATCCGCATCGAAGACGATGCCATCGTGACCGCCAGCGGCTGCGAACTGATCAGCCGGGGCGTGCCGGTCGACCCCGACGAAATCGAGGCACTGATGCGGGCCTGAGCCCGTTTTGCGTGCCTGGGTTATAATAAGTGGCTTGGTCAGAACAGTTTCGCCATGAAACTTGTGCGGTGTATCCCAACACACCGTACCACTGACCACACCCAAGTACCCCGAGTTTGCCCGCACCTTTGTCACGCTGTGCGGGCCAGAGATTCAAAGTACTTGGTCCGCAGATACCCCAAACGGGTGCTGCGCACGACCCGCCTCCTGTGCAATTTCATCGGAAGTGCGTCATAAAAATAACGCAGTGTGACAACACGCATTTTGGCTACCCATAAGTAAGGGAGCCTGGTTTCCCATCATGAACAAAAACAACAATTCCATTGCCGCTGGCAAGTATCTTCTGTCGCCGCTCACCCGTGAATGTGCCGATGGCCGCTTTGGCGCCTCGGTTTCTATCCAAAATGGCTCACATGACCGTGTGATGCGTTTCATAGGTCTGTTCGACGATGCTGCAACCGCGACACAATACGCGGTTGAGCAAGGTTTGCAGTGGGTGCGTGCGCGCCACTCCAATCCGAGCGCTGCACACGCTTAAAAGTTAGTAATTTACATACCGTCTACTCTCAAGGAATTAACGAATGGCAAAAGAAGAACTGATCGAAATGAAGGGCCTTGTGTCCGAAGTCCTGCCCGACTCGCGTTTTCGCGTGACGCTGGAAAACGGCCACGTCCTCATCGCCTATACCGCAGGCAAGATGCGCAAAAACCACATCCGCATTCTGGCGGGTGACCATGTGTCTTTGGAACTGTCGCCTTACGACCTGTCCAAGGGACGCATCACTTTCCGCCACATTGCAGGCCGGGCGCCAACGTCTACCCGTTTCGCGTAATCGACGCGTCAGCAAAACCCCGTACGGAAATCGCCCTCGGGCGGACCCTACAATCGCAGTCCCTTTGACACAGTGACTGCCCGGCGCATTTAGGTCGGCGGCCATGGCAGGAGACGCCAGATGAGCAACCCTACGGCTAACACCGACGAAAAACGCGCCGAACTGCGCCAAGCCGCCCTCGAATACCACGAGTTCCCCACGCCCGGCAAGATTGCTATCGCGGCGACCAAACAGCTGGTCAACCAGCACGACCTGGCCCTGGCGTACTCGCCGGGTGTGGCCGCGCCGTGCGAAGAAATCGTCAAAGACCCGAACAACGCCTTCAAATACACCAGCCGGGGCAACCTGGTCGCGGTGATCACCAACGGCACGGCCGTGCTGGGCCTGGGCGACATCGGCCCGCTGGCCTCCAAGCCGGTCATGGAAGGCAAGGGCGTGCTGTTCAAGAAGTTTGCAGGCATCGACGTGTTCGACCTGGAAATCGACGAAAAGCACGACCTCGACAAGCTGGTGGACATCATCGCCTCGCTGGAGCCGACCTTTGGCGGCATCAACCTGGAAGACATCAAGGCCCCCGACTGCTTCTACGTCGAGCGCAAGCTGCGTGAACGCATGAAGATCCCGGTCTTCCACGACGACCAGCACGGCACCGCGATCTGCGTGGGCGCAGCGATTCTGAACGGCCTGAAAGTCGTCGGCAAAGACCCCAAGACCGTCAAGCTGGTCACCTCCGGTGCCGGCGCAGCCGCCCTGGCCTGCCTGGGCCTCTTGGTCAAGCTGGGAATACCGCGCGAAAACATCTACGTCACCGATCTGGCCGGCGTGGTCTATGAAGGCCGTACCGAGCTGATGGACGCCGACAAGATCGTCTACGCCCAGAACACCACCGCCCGTACGCTCAGCGAGGTCATCGAGGGTGCGGACGTGTTCCTGGGCCTGTCGGCTGGCGGCGTGCTGAAAAAAGAGATGGTGGCCAAAATGGCCGCCAAGCCCTTGATCATGGCGCTGGCCAATCCCAACCCCGAGATCTCGCCCGAAGATGTGAAGTCCGTGCGCAGCGATGCCATCATCGCCACCGGTCGCACCGACTACCCGAACCAGGTCAACAACGTCCTGTGCTTCCCCTACATCTTCCGCGGTGCGCTGGATGCGGGCGCCTCCACCATCACGCTGGAAATGGAAATTGCCGCGGTGCACGCCATTGCCGAGCTGGCACAGGCCGAACAAAGCGAAGTGGTGGCCGCCGCCTATGCCGGTGAGCAACTTGCATTTGGCCCCGAATACATCATTCCCAAGCCGTTTGACCCGCGCCTGATGATGAAGATCGCGCCGGCCGTGGCCCAGGCCGCCGCCGACAGCGGCGTGGCCCTGCGCCCCATCACCGACATGGATGCTTACCGTACCCGTCTGCAAAACTTCGTTTACGCGTCGGGCACGACGATGAAGCCGATCTACGATGCTGCCAAAAACGCGGCCAAGAAGCGCGTCTGCTACGCCGAAGGCGAAGAAGAACGCGTGCTGCGGGCCTGCCAGATCGTGGTGGACGAAGGTTTGGCACGACCCACCCTGATCGGCCGCCCCAGCGTCATCGCCGAGCGCATCAAGAAGTTTGGCCTGCGCCTGCGCGAAGAGCTGGACTACGACGTCGTCAACGTCGAGCAAGACCACCGTTACCGCGATTTCTGGCAGACCTACCACCGCATGACCGAGCGCAAAGGTGTTACGGCTCAGATGGCCAAGATCGAAATGCGCCGCCGTTTGACGCTGATTGGCGGCATGTTGCTGCATAAAGGCGAAGTCGACGGCATGATTTGCGGCACCTGGGGCCACACCTCCATCCACCTGCACTACATCGACCAGGTGATCGGCAAACGCGCGGGCGGCTGCCCCAGCACGCCGCAAGACGTGCCGATCTACGCCTGCATGAATGGCCTGATGCTGCCGGGTCGCCAGGTCTTCCTGGTCGATACCCACGTCAACTACGACCCTACGGCCGAAGAACTGACCGAAATCACCGTCATGGCGGCCGAAGAAATGATGCGCTTTGGCCTCAAGCCGAAGGCGGCGCTGCTCTCGCACAGCAACTACGGCCAAAGCAACCAGCCCAGCGCCGTCAAAATGCGCCGCGTGCTGGAACTGCTGCAAACCGAAGCGCCCTGGCTGGAAGTCGACGGCGAAATGCATGGCGACATTGCGCTCGACGGTGCCGCTCGCGCACTGACCATGCCCGACAGTCCGCTGGTCGGCGATGCGAATCTGCTGGTGTTCCCCAACATCGATGCGGCCAATATCGCCTACAACCTGTTGAAAACCGCTGCGGGCGGCAACATTGCGATTGGCCCGGTGTTGCTGGGCGCCGCAAAACCTGTACACATTCTGACTGCCAGCACCACCGTGCGAAGAATTGTAAACATGACCGCCTTGACGGTGGCCGACGCCAACGTGGTGCGATAACACCGAATTCGCCAGCAAGTGCTCACTTAGTGGGCATTATTCCCCTAGGGGCTGCCCAAATTTTGGGCAGCCCCTTGCTTTTTTGGGGCGTATACGGCACACTAGCGCCTTGAAATTACCGGGTTAACCCGAGGTTCTCCAAAGGTGCATTCCCCCATGGTCCAAGCGATAGAAAACACAGCCCGCAAGCGAATTTGCGCCGTGGCAATGTTGGTTGGATCGGTTCTATGCACCACATTGGGGTATGCCAAGGCACCCAATCCCGTCGGCGGTCTGGAAACCATCCAGCTCGTCCAGCTTCCCCCTCAAGGCCGTGTGACCTACCAGCTGATCCAGCAAGGTGGGCCATTTCCTTTTGACAAGGATGGCGTGGTGTTTGGGAACCGAGAACGAATTTTGCCATCACAACATCGCGGGTATTACCGCGAATACACCGTGAAAACGGCGGGTGCTGGCAACCGAGGGGCCAAACGCATTGTGTGCGGTGGCCCGCCTAGAGCACCAGATGCTTGTTTTTATACCAGCGACCACTACGCGAGTTTTCGCCACATCGTCGAATAAGCGTGTGGGTACTGGTTCCATAGAATTTTGAAGTCGGGGTACATGAAGATGAATGAAAAGAAAGCGGAGACGGATATGCCTCTTCGCAACGTAAGAAGCAACATCGTGCAGTCGATACGCGCCTTCCGCGTGCAAGACCTGCAAGACGCGGCGGTGGGCCTGGGCCAGCATTTCCTGTATGCCAATCTGGCCAACGCCCAGAGCAAACAAGACGTGCTGGACATGATTGCCCAGCAGTTCACCTTCCCGACCCATTTCGGCAAGAACTTTGACGCACTGTACGACTGCATGACAGACCCACTGCATAAATCGGGCCCACAGCCTGGTTTCGTGGTGGTGCTGGAACAAATCCCGGCCCATGCCAAGTTCGACAAGGAAGCCCGCGAACAGTTGCTGGACATCTTCCGCGAAGCTGCCGACTACTGGGGAGACCGGAAGATACCGTTCCGATGCTTCTATTCTTTTCTGTAGCCCGTTCTGCACACACCAGCCAAGCAGAACGGGCGAATGAGGCAGGCAGCGATGCCGTCTCAGGCATCGAGTTGACCGAATCCGGCGAAAAAATGCCCACCGACAAATTGGTGGACGTGTCTCCGTTCGCGCTGCGCATGAGCAGCCCGTTCAACGCCGGTTACTGGCTCGCCGCAGCTTAAAGGCGCTGCGCCCACAGCAAAAAGCCCGTCTTTGACGGGCTTTTTTTATGCGGCTGCGACCGCCAAGGCCAGCGCCACGTACTCGGCCACAGGCACCTCCTCGGCCCGGCGCTGGGTGTCGAAAACGCCTGCGTAGGCCTTCTCGGTCAGCCATTTGCCCAGGGTGTGGCGCATGATCTTGCGGCGCTGGCTGAAGGCCACCTGGACGATTTCGCTGAGCAGTTGCAACGGCACGGCTGCCGGGTCGGCGTGGGGCACCATGCGCACCACGGCGCTGTCCACGCGCGGAGGTGGATTAAACGACTCGGGCGGCACGAACAGCACGTTTTCCATCGCGTAGCGCCACTGCAGCATGACGCTGAGACGGCCATAGGCGGCAGTGGACGGGCGGGCCACCATGCGGTCGATGACTTCCTTTTGCAGCATGAAATGCTGGTCTTGCACCACCGCCACCGCGTCCAGCAGATGGAACAGGATGGGTGTGGAGATGTTGTAGGGCAGGTTGCCCACCACCCGCAGCTTCTTCGGTGCAGTTACTCCTGAATCTGTAGCTGCTTGCGCTTGTGGAAACTGCGTGAAGTCCACTTTCAATACATCCGATTCCACCACGGTGAGCTGCGGATGCTGGCGCAGGCGTACGGCCAGGTCGCGGTCCAGCTCGACCACGGTGAGGTGGCCCAGCCGCTCGACCAGTGGCTGCGTCAACGCGGCCAGGCCGGGGCCGATTTCGACCATGTGGTCGCCAGGCTGCGGATTGATGGCATCGACGATGCTGTCGATGATGCTGCGGTCGGCCAGAAAGTGCTGGCCGAAACGTTTGCGGGGGATATGTTTCACTGGGGCGGTTCGCGGAATTCGACGTAGGCCCGCGAACGCACCTGCTCCAGCCAGCGGGCGTAGGCCTCGTCCAGCTTCTTCTCGCGCACGATGCCACGGGCGATTTCGCGCTGCTCTTTCGGGGTCACGGCGGCCTCGCGGCGCTCCAGCAGTTGCACCAGGTGCACGCCAAAACGCGACACCAGCGGATCCGCAATCTGGCCGGGCTCCAGCTTGTCCAGCGCCTCTTCAAATTCGGGCACAAACTGGCCGGGGCTGGACCAGCCCAGGTCGCCGCCCTGGGCTGCGCTGCCGTCGGTCGAGTTTTCCTTGGCCAACTGGGCAAAGTCGGCCTGGCCGCTCTGGATGCGGCGCTTGAAGTCGTTCATGCGCTCCACGGCGGCGGACTCGGTCAGGCGCGGGCCGGTGCGCAGCAGGATGTGGCGCGCGTGCTGCTGGACCACGGTGGTGGCCAGGCCGCCCTGGCGTTTGTCCAGCACCTTCAGGATATGGAAGCCGGCACCCGATCGGACCACGGCACTGACACCGCCCGTGTCCAGGCCACGGGTGGCCTCCACAAAGACATCCGGATAGCGGTCGGCCGGGCGCATGCCCATCGCGCCGCCACGGGCGTGGTCGGGGGCGTCCGACGATGTGCGGGCCAAGCCCGCGAAGTCGGCACCGGCCGCGGCCCGCGCACGCAGGCTCTCGGCCTTGGCTTGCAGGGTGGCGACTTGCTCGGGGGAAGCGTTTTCGGGCACGGCCACCAGCACCATGGCCAGGTTGAGCTCCAGGGCGCTGGGGTCGGTGTTGGCCTGCTGGTCGCGCAGGTACTGGTCGACATCGGCATCGCTGACGCGCTGGCGGGCATCGATTTCGCGGTCTCGCAAGCGGGTCAGGATGAGCTGGTTGCGCAGCTCTTCGCGGAACTGGGCGGGCACCATGCCGTCCTGCACCATCCGGCGGCGCAGTTCGGGCACGTCCAGCTG
This sequence is a window from Rhodoferax sp. WC2427. Protein-coding genes within it:
- a CDS encoding aldehyde dehydrogenase, whose amino-acid sequence is MPTISLLIHGQATAASNGATFERRNPLDGTVATTAPAATVQDAIAAVEAAAAAFPAWSATGPGQRRALLTKAAHALEAKAPAFIAAMAAETGASAMWAGFNVHLAAGTLLEAASLTTQINGEVIPSDVPGNLSMGVRQAAGVVLGMAPWNAPIILGVRAIAVPLACGNTVVLKGSELCPATHGLIIEALQEAGLPPGVVNFITNAPADAATVVEAMVAHPAVRRVNFTGSTHVGKIMAATCARYLKPVLLELGGKAPLLVLDDADLEAAVNAAAFGAFANSGQICMSTERIIVDASVADAFVALLATKAASLALGDPRQGPVVLGSVVDMATVHRCNALIDDALEKGATLLCGGKADSTLMPATLLDHVTPAMRIYSDESFGPVKGIVRVHGVEEAVACANDNAYGLSSAVFGRDIARALQVAGRIQSGICHVNGPTVHDEPQMPFGGVKGSGIGSFGGRAGIEAFTDLRWITVQTTPRHYPF
- a CDS encoding aminopeptidase P N-terminal domain-containing protein, producing MTTTIYAQRRAQLAQKIGPGGIAIVPTAPEQQRNRDSDFQFRADSYFYYLTGFTEPNAWLVVTGEGQSTLFCAPKDLEREIWDGFRLGPDAAPAALALDAAYSVADLDTQLPRLLENRSAVWTPFATHKGLEGRVDGWLNKVRARVRFGALCPDTQRDLCSVLDEMRLFKDASEQATMRRAAQISAGAHIRAMQLSARMLRNGEEVFEYHLDAELLHEFRRHGSQYPAYGSIVAAGANACVLHYRADKAPVRNGELVLIDAGCELDGYASDITRTFPANGTFSGPQRTLYELVLASQVAAIAATKPGARFTDPHEATVKVLAQGMLDVGLLDKNKVGTVDDVIASRAYFAYYMHRTGHWLGMDVHDCGSYVEASEIGNSSQRSDPLSGETITNRPSRILQPGMVLTIEPGIYVRPGPDVPVAFHNIGIRIEDDAIVTASGCELISRGVPVDPDEIEALMRA
- a CDS encoding peptidylprolyl isomerase, with protein sequence MSNRFFRKTLLGLAALAALTASAQGLRPSTGAGTGLTGNIPARTSDAQRQADFIVAVVNSEPITNNEVRARVIRTLQQMAQQGTPAGEADQAVVVRQVLDRLILEKAQLQLAAETGLKIDDATVDAAELNVARQNQLDVPELRRRMVQDGMVPAQFREELRNQLILTRLRDREIDARQRVSDADVDQYLRDQQANTDPSALELNLAMVLVAVPENASPEQVATLQAKAESLRARAAAGADFAGLARTSSDAPDHARGGAMGMRPADRYPDVFVEATRGLDTGGVSAVVRSGAGFHILKVLDKRQGGLATTVVQQHARHILLRTGPRLTESAAVERMNDFKRRIQSGQADFAQLAKENSTDGSAAQGGDLGWSSPGQFVPEFEEALDKLEPGQIADPLVSRFGVHLVQLLERREAAVTPKEQREIARGIVREKKLDEAYARWLEQVRSRAYVEFREPPQ
- a CDS encoding ribonuclease domain-containing protein is translated as MLVGSVLCTTLGYAKAPNPVGGLETIQLVQLPPQGRVTYQLIQQGGPFPFDKDGVVFGNRERILPSQHRGYYREYTVKTAGAGNRGAKRIVCGGPPRAPDACFYTSDHYASFRHIVE
- the infA gene encoding translation initiation factor IF-1; the encoded protein is MAKEELIEMKGLVSEVLPDSRFRVTLENGHVLIAYTAGKMRKNHIRILAGDHVSLELSPYDLSKGRITFRHIAGRAPTSTRFA
- a CDS encoding NADP-dependent malic enzyme yields the protein MSNPTANTDEKRAELRQAALEYHEFPTPGKIAIAATKQLVNQHDLALAYSPGVAAPCEEIVKDPNNAFKYTSRGNLVAVITNGTAVLGLGDIGPLASKPVMEGKGVLFKKFAGIDVFDLEIDEKHDLDKLVDIIASLEPTFGGINLEDIKAPDCFYVERKLRERMKIPVFHDDQHGTAICVGAAILNGLKVVGKDPKTVKLVTSGAGAAALACLGLLVKLGIPRENIYVTDLAGVVYEGRTELMDADKIVYAQNTTARTLSEVIEGADVFLGLSAGGVLKKEMVAKMAAKPLIMALANPNPEISPEDVKSVRSDAIIATGRTDYPNQVNNVLCFPYIFRGALDAGASTITLEMEIAAVHAIAELAQAEQSEVVAAAYAGEQLAFGPEYIIPKPFDPRLMMKIAPAVAQAAADSGVALRPITDMDAYRTRLQNFVYASGTTMKPIYDAAKNAAKKRVCYAEGEEERVLRACQIVVDEGLARPTLIGRPSVIAERIKKFGLRLREELDYDVVNVEQDHRYRDFWQTYHRMTERKGVTAQMAKIEMRRRLTLIGGMLLHKGEVDGMICGTWGHTSIHLHYIDQVIGKRAGGCPSTPQDVPIYACMNGLMLPGRQVFLVDTHVNYDPTAEELTEITVMAAEEMMRFGLKPKAALLSHSNYGQSNQPSAVKMRRVLELLQTEAPWLEVDGEMHGDIALDGAARALTMPDSPLVGDANLLVFPNIDAANIAYNLLKTAAGGNIAIGPVLLGAAKPVHILTASTTVRRIVNMTALTVADANVVR
- the murU gene encoding N-acetylmuramate alpha-1-phosphate uridylyltransferase MurU — encoded protein: MPAHPPIEHALILAAGRGERMRPLTDHTPKPLLPVHGKPLIVWHLEALAAAGVRQVVINTAWLEEKIPAALGDGARWGLQIRYSMEGRDHGGALETAGGVKKALPLLGDTFWLVAGDIYAPSFGFDASAAADFARSDALAHLWMVPNPPYHPQGDFGIAANGLALDSPGPDGQRHTYSSLALVRAELCHHLPLGQKAALGPLLFDGIRQQRITASRFDGPWHNVGTPEQLAELNTP
- a CDS encoding barstar family protein; translated protein: MKMNEKKAETDMPLRNVRSNIVQSIRAFRVQDLQDAAVGLGQHFLYANLANAQSKQDVLDMIAQQFTFPTHFGKNFDALYDCMTDPLHKSGPQPGFVVVLEQIPAHAKFDKEAREQLLDIFREAADYWGDRKIPFRCFYSFL
- the rsmA gene encoding 16S rRNA (adenine(1518)-N(6)/adenine(1519)-N(6))-dimethyltransferase RsmA; the encoded protein is MKHIPRKRFGQHFLADRSIIDSIVDAINPQPGDHMVEIGPGLAALTQPLVERLGHLTVVELDRDLAVRLRQHPQLTVVESDVLKVDFTQFPQAQAATDSGVTAPKKLRVVGNLPYNISTPILFHLLDAVAVVQDQHFMLQKEVIDRMVARPSTAAYGRLSVMLQWRYAMENVLFVPPESFNPPPRVDSAVVRMVPHADPAAVPLQLLSEIVQVAFSQRRKIMRHTLGKWLTEKAYAGVFDTQRRAEEVPVAEYVALALAVAAA